The proteins below come from a single Mucilaginibacter mali genomic window:
- the hpt gene encoding hypoxanthine phosphoribosyltransferase, giving the protein MKTTVADLEFEKLIPHDTIQTRIAEIAEHLNEDYADKTPIFIGVLNGCFLFIADLIKNVSIPCEVTFTKLASYYGGTATSGKIREDIDLVLDIKDRHVIIVEDIVDTGNTLNYLVEKLYQRNPASIKVCSLLLKPMSMEISVEELEYVGFNIGNDFVVGYGLDYKEQGRNLRDIYKKV; this is encoded by the coding sequence ATGAAAACTACCGTAGCCGATCTGGAATTTGAAAAACTGATACCTCATGATACGATACAAACCCGTATTGCCGAGATAGCTGAACATTTAAATGAAGATTACGCGGATAAGACCCCCATCTTTATCGGCGTGCTGAACGGTTGTTTCCTGTTCATCGCCGACCTGATCAAAAACGTTAGCATCCCCTGCGAGGTTACCTTTACCAAACTGGCATCGTACTACGGCGGCACCGCCACCAGCGGCAAAATACGCGAGGATATCGACCTGGTACTGGACATTAAAGACCGCCACGTAATTATTGTGGAAGATATTGTGGATACCGGTAACACCCTGAACTACCTGGTAGAAAAGCTATACCAGCGCAACCCCGCATCGATAAAAGTATGTTCGCTGCTGCTTAAACCCATGTCTATGGAGATCTCGGTTGAAGAACTGGAGTATGTAGGCTTCAACATCGGCAACGACTTTGTGGTTGGCTACGGGCTTGATTATAAAGAGCAGGGGCGGAACTTGCGGGATATTTATAAGAAAGTGTAA